In Paenibacillus protaetiae, the genomic stretch TAATTTTATCGGGCAGCGGTCTCGCGGGATACGCCAAGCGACAATAAAAACAGCTCAAGCCCCAGCGTTTTGTCAATCGCTCCGGTCTTCATCTTGTAATCCAGCTCCGCCAAATCGGATAATAACACTGCCAGACGCTGGACCGAAAACCTTCTGCTTTTCTCCACCGCGAGCTTGACCGCATAGGGATGGAGGCCAAGCTGCCCGGCCATTTGCTGCGGAGAATAGCCTTGCGGCTCCAGTTCTTTAATTTGCAGCATAATCCGGATTTGCCTTGCAATTAACGCCGCAATCCGGATCGGCTCCTCTTTGCGGGTTAACAGCTCCTTGTACAGCTGCAGCGAGCGTGCCACCTGCAATCCCGCCATTGCATCTACAAGCGCAAATACGTCCTCTTCTACCGTCGAGGCGATAAGCATCGCCGTCTGCTCTTCATCTATCGTGCCGCCCGGACCGGCATGAAGGCATAACTTGTCGACCTCCAGCGCAAGCTGCTGCATGTGCGCGCCTGTACGGGATAGCAACAGCTCGGCTGCCGCTTCCGTCATCGTCCTTTTTTGATCGGACGCGCGTTTTATAGC encodes the following:
- the holA gene encoding DNA polymerase III subunit delta, which translates into the protein MEITEALKELKNGKIRPVYVLFGSDRYRINQFVDKLSDTLFKPDEKELGVVKFDTAETAIDEVVLEAETPPFFMERKLIWVRDSSVLAASAGKENAKIEHKPETLLAYLDNPSDFAVIVFTVQADKLDERRKLVKALKDRNAFVAFQELDASQLKQWAIKRASDQKRTMTEAAAELLLSRTGAHMQQLALEVDKLCLHAGPGGTIDEEQTAMLIASTVEEDVFALVDAMAGLQVARSLQLYKELLTRKEEPIRIAALIARQIRIMLQIKELEPQGYSPQQMAGQLGLHPYAVKLAVEKSRRFSVQRLAVLLSDLAELDYKMKTGAIDKTLGLELFLLSLGVSRETAAR